Within Streptomyces antibioticus, the genomic segment GACTGGAAACGCAAGCGCGCCGAGGGCCGCGCGGCGGGCGAGGCGAAGCGGGGACGGGGTGCGTGGAGGCCGACGCCGCCGCGCTGACAGTGGCCCGTCCCGCCCCCACCCCCACGTCCGATTTCCGCTAGCACCATCCCCCGTGGGGGCGAAGACTGGGTGGCATGACGGAGTTGGACAGCAGGTACGAGGCCGTGCGGAGTCGGGATGCTCGGTTCGACGGGGAGTTTTTCTTCGCGGTCACGACGACCGGGATCTACTGTCGGCCGAGCTGTCCCGCCGTGACGCCCAAGCGGCCGAACGTGCGGTTCTTCGCGACGGCCGCCGCCGCGCAGGGGGCGGGGTTCCGGGCCTGTCGGCGGTGTCGGCCGGACGCCGTTCCCGGGTCCGCCGACTGGAACGTGCGGGCCGATGTCGTGGGCCGGGCCATGCGGCTGATCGGGGACGGTGTCGTGGACCGGGAGGGCGTCGCCGGGCTCGCCGTGCGGCTCGGGTACAGCGCCCGCCAGGTGCAGCGGCAGCTCACCGCCGAACTGGGCGCCGGCCCCGTCGCGCTCGCCCGGGCCCAGCGCGCCCACACCGCGCGGACCCTGCTCCAGACCACCGGACTGCCGGTGACGGAGATCGCGTTCGCGTCCGGGTTCGCCAGCGTGCGCCAGTTCAACGACACCGTACGGACCGTGTACGCGGCCACCCCGACCGAGCTGCGGGCCGCCGTGCGCGGCGCATCGCGGACGGCCACCCCGGCCTCCGGCATCCCCCTGCGGCTGGCCCACCGCGGCCCCTACCCGGCCGGACCGGTGTTCGACCTGCTGGCCCGCGAGGCCGTGCCCGGCGTGGAGGAGGTGAGCGGTCCGCCCGGCACCCGCACCTACCGCCGTACGCTGCGCCTGCCGTACGGCACCGGGATCGTCGCCGTCGACGAGCGGGCCCAGGACCCGGGACGTGCCACGGCCGTGCACCCCGGCGGCTGGCTGGACGCCCGGCTGAGCCTCACCGACCCGCGCGACCTCACCACCGCCGTACAACGGCTGCGACGGCTGTTCGACCTGGACGCCGACCCGTACGCCGTCGACGAGCGGCTCGGCGCCGACCCCCGGCTCGCCCCGCTGGTCGCCGCCCGGCCCGGACTGCGCGCGCCGGGCGCCGCCGACCCGGAGGAGTACGCCGTCCGGGCCCTGGTGGGGTCCACCGGGGCCGCGGAACTCGTCCGCGCCCACGGCAAGGCCCTCGACGCGCCCGCCGGAACCCTCACCCACCTCTTCCCCGAACCGGCCGCCCTCGCCGCCGCCCCCGGACCCCTCGGCACCCTCGCGGCGGCGCTCGCCGACGGCGCCGTCCGCCTCGACCCCGGCGCCGACCGGGACGACGCCCAGGCCGCCCTGCTCGCCCTGCCGGGCCTTGACGGCCGTACCGTGGCGGCGATCCGGGCCCGCGCCCTCGGGGACCCCGACGTCGCACCGCCCGGCACCGCCGTCCCCGACACCTGGCGCCCCTGGCGCACCTACGCCCTTCACCATCTGCGCGCTGCGGAGGACCTCACCTCATGACCATGAACATGAACATGCCCGAACTCGTCTACTGGACCAGCGTCGAGAGCCCCGTCGGGCCGCTGCTGCTCACCGCCGACCCCGACGGGGCCCTGACCTCCCTCTCCGTGCCGGGGCAGAAGGGCGGGCGGACCGTCCAGGACGGCTGGCTCCAGGACCCCGGGCCCTTCCGCGCCGCCGAGGAACAGCTCGCCGCCTACTTCGCCGCCGAGCTGAAGGAGTTCCGGCTGCCGCTGCGCGCCCGGGGCACCGAGTTCCGCGAGCGGGTGTGGGACGCCCTGGACGCCCTCCCCTACGGGGCGACCACGACGTACGGCGAGATCGCCGCCCGGATCGGCGCCTCCCGCCCCGCCGTCCGAGCCGTCGGCGGCGCGATCGGCGCCAACCCGCTGCTGATCCTGCGCCCCTGCCACCGGGTGATCGGCGCCGACGGCTCCCTCACCGGGTACGCGGGCGGGATCGAGCGCAAGACGCGGCTGCTCGCGCTGGAGGGCGTGCTGCCGATGCCGCCGTCATAGGCGGCGACGCCTCAGCCCCACAGCTCCGCCCCCGCCCACGCGCCCGCGATCAGCAGACACGTGAACAGTTCCGCGAGGACGCTCCAGCCGCCCGAACGCATCGCCGTCCGCAGCGCCGCCCGCGCCTCGCCGTGGCCGCCGAGACGGAGACGTTCGCAGAGGTAGACACCGCCCATGAAGCCGGGGATCGCGCCGACCACCGGCACCAGCACGAAACCGAGGAACGCCCCGACCCCCGCGTACACCGCCATCCGGGGGGTCGCCCCCGCCTCCCGCAGCCGGCGCGGCGGCAGGGCCCAGCGCACCACCTGGCACAGCAGCAGCGCGACGGTCGCACCGACCAGGACCCCCCAGGCGACCGGCCGCGGATCCTTCAGCGCCCACCACAGGACCGCGGCCCACACCAGCCACGACCCCGGCACCCCGGGCACCAGCACTCCGCACAGGCCGAACAGGATGACCACGCCGACCAGCAGGAGTTCCCACGCTCCCATCTGCCCAGGGTGCCCGAGCCCCGGAGAAACCGCAGGTCAAGACCTTGGGGCAGGCACCGCTCCCGGGCCCTGCCCGCGCACCCCGCCGTCCCCGTGCTCCCGCGCCACCCAGCCGCGCTCGTACGCGTGCCAGCCGAGCTGGAGCCGGGTCGACACTCCCGTCAGCTCCATCAGGCCCTTCACCCGGCGCTGTACGGTCCGCAGGCCCAGGTCGAGCTGCTTGGCCACGCTCGCGTCGGTGAGCCCGGCCAGCAGCAGGGAGAGGATCTCCAGATCGACGGGGTCGGGGCCGTCGGGCGCCCGCTCGGTGACGGTGCCGTCCGCGCCCAGCCGCAGCGGCAGACCGTCCCGCCACACCGACTCGAACAGACCCGACAGCAGCTCCAGCAGCCCGCTCGCGTGCACCACCAGCGCGGCGGGCTCCGCCGAACGGCCGGTCAGCGGCACCAGCGCGAGCGCGCGGTCGGCCACCACCAGCTTCGTCGGCACCTTCTCCACGACCCGCACCCGCTCGTCCCGGCCGAGCGCCGCGGTCAGCTCCGTGACCCCGTCCGGCTGGTCCAGCACCGCCCGCTCCAGGACGACGCGGTAGCGGACCCCGCGCCGGGCGGCCTGCTCCTCCGCCTCGTTCTCCACCCCGGTCACCGCCACCGGCGTGCCCGTGACCAGCGCGCACACCTCCTCGCTCGCCCCGAGCTGGATCTGGAGGAAGCGCTGGGTGACGGCGGCGGCGCCCGTCACCACCTCGACCAGGTCGTGCACGGACGGCTCGGCCGCCGCCGCCCGGTATTCCTCGGCGAGCAGCGCGGCCGCCAGCTCCGCCTGCTCCAGCTCGTGCCGCCGCCGGGTCAGCAGCGCGCCCAGCGCGACACCCGGCGGTGCGGCGACCCAGCGGCCGGGCCGGCCCGAGGACTGCGCGGCGAGTCCGTGCCGCTCCAGCCGCCGCAGCGCGCGCTCGGTGTCGTGCTCGCCGAGCGCCAACCGGCGCGCGAGATCGGGCACATCGGCGGCGCCCAGCGCCACCAGCGCCCGGTACGCCGTCTCGTGCGTTCCGTCGAGCCCGATCGCCCCCAGCATCACGTCGCCCCCTCCTGAGCCTGTCCTGCCCGTCGTGCTCTGTTCGGCCGGGCGATCACCGGCGGGAAACCGCCATGGCGCATTCCCGCCGTGACACAGCATCGCCGCACGGGCGCCCCCTCTGCAAAGGTGTGGACCACGCCGGGCCGTCGTGATCATCCGTGGCCGCCCGGGCACCCCGGAACGTGGTCCGGACCCATGACGCGCAGGGGCGCATAGGGGATGTGGGTCCGGGTCACCTCAAGTCGCCGGACGGTTCTCCCGTGGGGGGTGGGACCGTCCGGCGACCTCCATCGCCCCGAAGTCTCGCACTGGTGTCCACTGCGTCACCCGACCCGCTGTTCGACAGCGGTTCCCGGCCCGCATTTTCCCGATGCCCCGTTTTCAACCGGCCCGTGCGGTGGACAATCGGGGGCATGAGCCAGCAGGGGGGAAGGCCCACCGGTCACGAGGACGACTGGTGGGGGCAGCTTTACGACGACTCCACCGCGGACACGGGCCCTGCGCCCACCGCCGACTCCCTCGACGACCGATTCGCCTCGGCCTCGGGAGCGGTACGTCCCGCGGGTACGGCGGGGGAGCGGGGCGACTCGGGTGACGCGCGGGACACCGGGGACACCGGGGGCGGCGGTGACGTCAGTGACGTCAGTGACGCGGTCGTGTCGATCCCGGAGCCGCGTGCGGAGAGCGGCGGGCCGGGCGACTGGTGGCGGACGGAGAGCGGGACGGCCACGCCCCCGGGGCCACCACCCGTAACGCCTCCGCCCGTATCGCCTCCGCCCGTGGCACCCACGCCCGCGGCGCCCCCGCCCGTGGTGCCCGCGCCGCGCGACCGCACGGGGCGCGGCGCCGGAAGCGGGAACTGGAACGGCCCAGTGACCGGCGGGCCCTGGGAGCCACCCGCCCCCCTGCCCCCCGGCTTCGCCGGACACGGCACGCCCACGCCCCCAACGGCTTCCGCACCCCCAACGGCTTCCACGCCCCCAACGGCTCCCGCACCCCCGACCACCCCCGCACCCCCGTCGGCCCCACCCCGCCCCCCGGCCGAACCCCCCTCTCACCCACCCACCGCCGTAGACCTCCCCCTCACCCCACCGCCCCCGGACCACGCGCCCGAACACGCCCCTGAACACGCCCCCGAGACCACCCCCGACACCCCCCTCACCCCACCCCCCGCCTCCCTCACCCGCCCCCCGGCCTACGTCGGCTCCGGACCCCCCACCTACGACGCCGAACCCACCGCCCTGCCCGCCGCCGACCCGGACGACCTCGACGACCTGGTCCCCGACACCGTCCTGGACGGCGCCCGGTACGGGGCGTGCGTGCTGCGGGCCGCGTCGGTGCGCGGGGACTCCGCGCGGTACCGAGGCGAGCCGCGCCGCGACGCCCTGCTCACCGCCCGCTTCGGCACCGGCGACCGGGCCCTCGTCCTGGTCGCGATGGCGACCGGCGCCCGCGCGACCCCCGGCGCGCACCGGGCGGCCGCCGAGGCGTGCCGGTGGATCGCGCGGGCCGTCGGGCGCAGTCATGTCCGGCTCGCCGAGGACATCAGGGCCGCCCGGCGCGGCGACCTGAAGTCCGGACTGCACCGGCTCACCGACCGCAGCCTCGGCAAACTCCGCGCCGGCGCCGCCGAACAGGGCCTGGAGCCCGAGGCGTACGCGGCCACCCTGCGCTGTCTGCTGCTGCCCGCCGACCCCGACTGCCGGGTCCGGGTCTTCTTCGGGGTCGGCGCCGGCGGACTGTTCCGGCTGCGCGACGGCGCCTGGCGGGACATCGAGCCGCAGGTGGGCGAGACCGCGGGCGGGCCGGTCGTCGGCTTCGGGGCGCCGCCCGCCGAGACCCCCGAGGGCGACCGGCTCACCATGGACCTCGGTGTCACCACCGCGCCCGACCCCTACGGGCAGCCGCCCGAGCCGCCCCGCGAACCCTTCCGGTTCCGGGCGTCCGTGGCCCGGCCGGGCGACACGCTCCTGATGTGCACCGGCGGCCTCGCCGAACCGCTGCGCGGCGAGCCCGGACTCTCCGCACACCTCACGGGACGCTGGTCGGACCCCACCCCGCCCGGCCTCGCCGCGTTCCTCGCCGACACCCAGGTCAGGGTGAAGGGCTACGCCGACGACCGTACGGCGGCGGCCGTCTGGGAGGCGTAACCGGGCGGCCCCGGCCACTGTGGAGGGAACCGAACCCGAGCGGAACCCCGAGGGATCCCCGAACGGAACCCCGACGGGAACCCCGAGCGGAACCGACGAGACCCGAAGAGGTGCGTCCCTCCATGGCCAAGCAGAACGTCGCCGAACAGTTCGTGGACATCCTCGCCCGCGCCGGGGTCCGGCGCCTGTACGGCGTCGTCGGGGACAGCCTCAACCCCGTCGTCGACGCGGTGCGCCGCCACTCGGGGATCGACTGGGTCCACGTCCGCCACGAGGAGACCGCCGCCTTCGCGGCCGGCGCGGAGGCCCAGATCACCGGCCGGCTCGCGGCCTGCGCCGGCTCCTGCGGACCCGGCAACCTGCACCTCATCAACGGCCTCTACGACGCCCACCGCTCGATGGCCCCGGTGCTGGCCCTCGCCTCACAGATCCCGTCCGCCGAGATCGGCCTCGGATACTTCCAGGAGACCCACCCCGACCAGCTCTTCCGCGAGTGCAGCCACTACAGCGAGCTGATCTCCAACCCGAAGCAGATGCCGCGCCTGCTGCACACCGCCATCCAGAACGCCATCGGCCGCGGCGGTGTCAGCGTGGTCTCCCTGCCCGGCGACATCGCCTCCGAACCCGCCCCCGACCGGCCGGTGGAGACCGCGCTCGTGACGACCCGGCCCACCGTGCGCCCCGGCGACGCCGAGATCGACGCCCTGGTCCGGATGATCGACGAGGCCGACCGCGTCACCCTCTTCTGCGGCAGCGGCACGGCCGGCGCGCACGCCGAGGTCATGGAACTCGCCGGGAAGATCAAGTCCCCGGTGGGCCACGCCCTGCGCGGCAAGGAGTGGATCCAGTACGACAACCCGTACGACGTCGGGATGAGCGGTCTCCTCGGCTACGGCGCCGCCTACGAGGCCACCCACGAGTGCGAGCTGCTGATCCTGCTGGGCACCGACTTCCCGTACAACGCCTTCCTGCCCGACGACGTGCGGATCGCCCAGGTCGACGTACGGCCCGAACACCTCGGCCGGCGCTCGAAGCTGGACCTCGCGGTGTGGGGCGACGTCCGCGAGACCCTGCGCTGTCTCGTCCCGCGGGTACGGCCCAAGGACGACCGGCGCTTCCTCGACCGGATGCTGAGGAAGCACGCGAACGCGCTGGAGGGGGTGGTGAAGGCGTACACCCGCAAGGTCGAGAAGCATGTCCCGCTGCATCCCGAGTACGTGGCCTCCGTCCTCGACGAACTCGCCGACGACGACGCCGTGTTCACGGTGGACACCGGGATGTGCAATGTCTGGGCCGCTCGCTATCTCACCCCCAACGGCCGCCGCAGGGTGATCGGTTCGTTCTCCCACGGCTCCATGGCCAACGCGCTGCCCATGGCGATCGGCGCCCAGTTCACCGACCGCCGCCGCCAGGTCGTGTCGATGTCCGGCGACGGCGGCTTCACCATGCTGATGGGCGACTTCCTCACCCTGGCGCAGTACGACCTGCCGGTGAAGGTCGTTCTCTTCAACAACTCCTCGCTGAGCATGGTCGAGTTGGAGATGCTGGTCGCCGGACTGCCGTCCTACGGCACCACCAACAAGAACCCCGACTTCGCCGCCGTCGCCCGCGCCTGCGGTGTCTTCGGCCTGCGCGTCGAGAAGCCCAAGCAGCTCGCGGGCGCGCTGAAGAGCGCCTTCCGGCACAAGGGCCCGGCCCTGGTCGACGTCGTCACCGACCCCAACGCCCTGTCCATCCCGCCGAAGATCAGCGCCGGGATGGTCACCGGCTTCGCGCTGTCCGCCTCCAAGATGGTCCTGGACGGCGGAGTGGGCCGCATGCTCCAGATGGCCCGCTCCAACCTCCGCAACGTGCCCCGCCCTTGAGACGACGGTTCAGACGTACGGCCGCCAACGGCGTTCGCCGGTGTCGTACATGTACCGGGACAGGCCCTCGATGCCGGTGGTGCGGAACGGGCGGCCGCGGTCGTCGATCCGGACCGTGCCGGTGCGGCCCTGGGAGGACCAGTCGAGTTCGAGGAACCAGTCGCAGGCGCAGGTCTTGGTGCGGGCCGTGACCAGCAGTACCTCGGGGTCCTCGGCCGAGACCCGGTAGGGCATCCGCACCGCCGGGATCGGGGTGCCCGCATCGCTGCCGGGGACCGAGCGGGCGACCGGGCGGTCCTTGTCCAGGTCGACGGCGAAGGACCGGGGCGTGATCGAGCCGCCGCACCCCTGGTCCATGGCGTACGCCGTACCGGCCAGGGGCGTGGCGCGGCCGACCACCCGGACCCGCAGCGCCGTCAGGACGACCGCCGTGGAGCTGCGCCCCTGCACCGTGATCTGCACGTTGGTCTCCCGCCCGTGCACCGCGCCCTGCGCCGCCGCCCAGGCCCCGGCGTCCTGCGCGGCCGGGGGCGGCGGGACCCGGGACGGCGGCCGGTCGACCACGTAGTCGTGACCGCAGCCGAGCGCCCACACCTGGGAGTCCGCGGTCCAGGTGAGCGGAACCCCCGACCCCGACCCCGAGCCCGACCCCGACCCCGAGGAGGGGACGGGGGTCGCGCTCGGGGTGGTCCCGGACGACCCCTGGGGGCCCGGTGAGGTTCCGGCCGAGCCGGAGGCCGACGGCGAGGCGCCCGACGTGGGGGAGGAGGAGGCCGGGTCCGCCGTCCCGGCCGTCGCCGTGGCGGCGGGGCCGCGTCCGGCGGCGGCGCCCGTACCGGCGGCCGACGGGTGGTTCGAGGGACGGTCGGCGGGCAGCGCGGAGAGCGTGCCGACCGTGGCGAGCAGCGCGCAGGCGACCCCGAGGAGGACGGAGCCGCGACGGCGGCGGTACCAAGGGGTGGCCACGGGGACGGAGTCGGCGTCCTGAGGCACGCCGTGGGGCATGCCTTGGGGCACGCTCTCCACCTCGGCCGGAGCTTCCGGCGCCGCCGCGGCCTCCGCAGCCGCCGTCTCCTCGCCCCCCGCCTCCGCCCCGCGCGCCCGCGCCTGACGTGCCGCCACCGCGCGCAGCCAGCGGCGGTGCAGTTCGAGACGTTCCTCGGGGGTCGCCCCGCAGAACTCGGCCAGCCGTTCCACGGGCGCGAAGTCCTGCGGTACGGCCTCCCCCGCGCAGTACCGGTGCAGCGTGGAGGTGTTCATGCCCAGCCGGCGCGCGAGGGAGCCGTAGCTGCGCTCCGTCCGCGCCTTCAGTTCCGTCAGCAGCGCCGCGAACTCCGCGACGTCCTCATCGCTCGACACCGTGAACCGGTCCCGTCCTCGTCGTCCCCGGCCCGGGACGGTCATCCCAGGCAC encodes:
- a CDS encoding bifunctional transcriptional activator/DNA repair enzyme AdaA, giving the protein MTELDSRYEAVRSRDARFDGEFFFAVTTTGIYCRPSCPAVTPKRPNVRFFATAAAAQGAGFRACRRCRPDAVPGSADWNVRADVVGRAMRLIGDGVVDREGVAGLAVRLGYSARQVQRQLTAELGAGPVALARAQRAHTARTLLQTTGLPVTEIAFASGFASVRQFNDTVRTVYAATPTELRAAVRGASRTATPASGIPLRLAHRGPYPAGPVFDLLAREAVPGVEEVSGPPGTRTYRRTLRLPYGTGIVAVDERAQDPGRATAVHPGGWLDARLSLTDPRDLTTAVQRLRRLFDLDADPYAVDERLGADPRLAPLVAARPGLRAPGAADPEEYAVRALVGSTGAAELVRAHGKALDAPAGTLTHLFPEPAALAAAPGPLGTLAAALADGAVRLDPGADRDDAQAALLALPGLDGRTVAAIRARALGDPDVAPPGTAVPDTWRPWRTYALHHLRAAEDLTS
- a CDS encoding methylated-DNA--[protein]-cysteine S-methyltransferase, whose translation is MTMNMNMPELVYWTSVESPVGPLLLTADPDGALTSLSVPGQKGGRTVQDGWLQDPGPFRAAEEQLAAYFAAELKEFRLPLRARGTEFRERVWDALDALPYGATTTYGEIAARIGASRPAVRAVGGAIGANPLLILRPCHRVIGADGSLTGYAGGIERKTRLLALEGVLPMPPS
- a CDS encoding DUF456 domain-containing protein, which encodes MGAWELLLVGVVILFGLCGVLVPGVPGSWLVWAAVLWWALKDPRPVAWGVLVGATVALLLCQVVRWALPPRRLREAGATPRMAVYAGVGAFLGFVLVPVVGAIPGFMGGVYLCERLRLGGHGEARAALRTAMRSGGWSVLAELFTCLLIAGAWAGAELWG
- a CDS encoding helix-turn-helix transcriptional regulator, with product MLGAIGLDGTHETAYRALVALGAADVPDLARRLALGEHDTERALRRLERHGLAAQSSGRPGRWVAAPPGVALGALLTRRRHELEQAELAAALLAEEYRAAAAEPSVHDLVEVVTGAAAVTQRFLQIQLGASEEVCALVTGTPVAVTGVENEAEEQAARRGVRYRVVLERAVLDQPDGVTELTAALGRDERVRVVEKVPTKLVVADRALALVPLTGRSAEPAALVVHASGLLELLSGLFESVWRDGLPLRLGADGTVTERAPDGPDPVDLEILSLLLAGLTDASVAKQLDLGLRTVQRRVKGLMELTGVSTRLQLGWHAYERGWVAREHGDGGVRGQGPGAVPAPRS
- a CDS encoding protein phosphatase 2C domain-containing protein; translated protein: MSQQGGRPTGHEDDWWGQLYDDSTADTGPAPTADSLDDRFASASGAVRPAGTAGERGDSGDARDTGDTGGGGDVSDVSDAVVSIPEPRAESGGPGDWWRTESGTATPPGPPPVTPPPVSPPPVAPTPAAPPPVVPAPRDRTGRGAGSGNWNGPVTGGPWEPPAPLPPGFAGHGTPTPPTASAPPTASTPPTAPAPPTTPAPPSAPPRPPAEPPSHPPTAVDLPLTPPPPDHAPEHAPEHAPETTPDTPLTPPPASLTRPPAYVGSGPPTYDAEPTALPAADPDDLDDLVPDTVLDGARYGACVLRAASVRGDSARYRGEPRRDALLTARFGTGDRALVLVAMATGARATPGAHRAAAEACRWIARAVGRSHVRLAEDIRAARRGDLKSGLHRLTDRSLGKLRAGAAEQGLEPEAYAATLRCLLLPADPDCRVRVFFGVGAGGLFRLRDGAWRDIEPQVGETAGGPVVGFGAPPAETPEGDRLTMDLGVTTAPDPYGQPPEPPREPFRFRASVARPGDTLLMCTGGLAEPLRGEPGLSAHLTGRWSDPTPPGLAAFLADTQVRVKGYADDRTAAAVWEA
- a CDS encoding pyruvate dehydrogenase; the encoded protein is MAKQNVAEQFVDILARAGVRRLYGVVGDSLNPVVDAVRRHSGIDWVHVRHEETAAFAAGAEAQITGRLAACAGSCGPGNLHLINGLYDAHRSMAPVLALASQIPSAEIGLGYFQETHPDQLFRECSHYSELISNPKQMPRLLHTAIQNAIGRGGVSVVSLPGDIASEPAPDRPVETALVTTRPTVRPGDAEIDALVRMIDEADRVTLFCGSGTAGAHAEVMELAGKIKSPVGHALRGKEWIQYDNPYDVGMSGLLGYGAAYEATHECELLILLGTDFPYNAFLPDDVRIAQVDVRPEHLGRRSKLDLAVWGDVRETLRCLVPRVRPKDDRRFLDRMLRKHANALEGVVKAYTRKVEKHVPLHPEYVASVLDELADDDAVFTVDTGMCNVWAARYLTPNGRRRVIGSFSHGSMANALPMAIGAQFTDRRRQVVSMSGDGGFTMLMGDFLTLAQYDLPVKVVLFNNSSLSMVELEMLVAGLPSYGTTNKNPDFAAVARACGVFGLRVEKPKQLAGALKSAFRHKGPALVDVVTDPNALSIPPKISAGMVTGFALSASKMVLDGGVGRMLQMARSNLRNVPRP
- a CDS encoding helix-turn-helix domain-containing protein, whose protein sequence is MSSDEDVAEFAALLTELKARTERSYGSLARRLGMNTSTLHRYCAGEAVPQDFAPVERLAEFCGATPEERLELHRRWLRAVAARQARARGAEAGGEETAAAEAAAAPEAPAEVESVPQGMPHGVPQDADSVPVATPWYRRRRGSVLLGVACALLATVGTLSALPADRPSNHPSAAGTGAAAGRGPAATATAGTADPASSSPTSGASPSASGSAGTSPGPQGSSGTTPSATPVPSSGSGSGSGSGSGVPLTWTADSQVWALGCGHDYVVDRPPSRVPPPPAAQDAGAWAAAQGAVHGRETNVQITVQGRSSTAVVLTALRVRVVGRATPLAGTAYAMDQGCGGSITPRSFAVDLDKDRPVARSVPGSDAGTPIPAVRMPYRVSAEDPEVLLVTARTKTCACDWFLELDWSSQGRTGTVRIDDRGRPFRTTGIEGLSRYMYDTGERRWRPYV